DNA from Musa acuminata AAA Group cultivar baxijiao chromosome BXJ1-5, Cavendish_Baxijiao_AAA, whole genome shotgun sequence:
TCCTTGGCGGCTTGGCCGACTCCCCTTCCCCCGCCTCGTCCCTCGCTCTCTTTCGCCGCATGCTCTCCTCCGGCGCTAGGCCGAGCGCCCGCACCTTCCCTTCCCTCCTCAAGGCCTGCGCCCGCGTCGCCGCGCGCGAGGCCGGCGAGCTgctgcatggcctcatgatcaagtGGGCGGTCGACCGTGACAGCTTCTCGACCAATGGATTGATCTACATGTACTGCGCGTGCCAAAGGGACGACCTGGGGCGCCTGGTGTTTGATTTGAGCCAGGAGCGGGATGTCGCCTCGTGGACTTGTATGCTCTCGGGTTACGTGAGCTGCGGTCTTCTGGATCGTGCAAGATGCCTATTTGATGAAATGCCCGTAAGGGGAATAATTACATGGAATGCGATGATTAATGGGTACATGAAGTCAGGTGATACGGACGCTGCCAGGGAGCTCTTCGACAAGATGCCCAACCAGAATATGGAGTGCTAGCGATGATAGGAGGGCTAGTGATGATAGGAGGGCTAGCGATAAATGGACATGGAGCGGAGGCCTTGGAGCTATTTGGCCAGATGGAGAGGGACGCCGTGAAGCCTAATGAGGTCACTTTCATTGGTGTCCTGTGCGCTTGCAGCCATGGTGGTCTGGTGGAGCAAGCAAGGCAGTGCTTTGATTCAATGAGGGCGGTTTATGGGCTCAAGCCACAAATCGAGCACTATGGTTGTATGGTTGATGTGCTGGGGCGAGTTGGATTCTTGGAGGAGGCTGTTTTTCTGGTGCAGTCCATGGCGAACGACAATGCTGTACTGTGGGGGAGTCTGCTCAGTGCATGTTTGATCCACGGGAATGCCAAGCTAGGGGAATACGTGGTTGATCGCCTTGTTGAGCTTACGCCCGATGATGGTGGTGTCTTTGTGCTGTTGTCGAACATCTATGCTGCTAGAGGGAGGTGGGATGATGCTAGAAAGACATGAACGCTTATGAAGTTAAGGGGTCTCGAGAAGATTTTAGGTTGCAGCTCCACTGGGATGTTCATGGGATTGTTCATGAATTCTACATTGGAGAATGCAACAGAAATATATGACATGTCAGAAGAGATCAGCTCAGTTTGGTACCAAGGAAGAAGACGAGCAAAACCTGGGTCATCACCTTTGTTAGAAGAGACAACGCTGTGCTGTGGGGGAGTCTGCTCAGTGCATGCTTGATCCACGGGAATATCAAGCTAGGGGAATACGCGTTCGATCGCCTTGTTGAGCTTAGGCCTGATGATGGTGGTGTTTATGTGCTGTTGTCGAACATCTATGCTGCTAGAGGGAGACAGGATGATGCTAGAAGGACACGAATGCTTAAATTAAGGGGTCTCAAGAAGATTTTAGGTTGCAGCTTCATTGGGGTGTTCATGGGATCGTTCACAAATTCTATGTTGGAGAATGCAACAGAAATATATGACATATCAGAAGAGATCAGCTCAGTTTGGCACCAAGGAAGAAGACGAGCAAAACCTGGGTCATCACAGTGATAAGTTGTGGCAATTAATTTCTTTCACGCTGAATTCTACTTGGAATTGTCAAGAACTTACAGGTAGGCATCATTACCATACTGCCTTTAAGCTCATTTCTGGATCTTATGACAGAAATCATTCCGACAGACAGGTTTGTTTCCTGGACAGATTAAGTCCACACACATCCTACAGATATTATTTCTTCattattaattatataaaatcCACAACATTTTTTTAATAGGATCATTGTTTCCTCGTTTATTTTCATTAAACGAGTATAACATGCAAGTGTGTTTCCTAGAC
Protein-coding regions in this window:
- the LOC135674723 gene encoding pentatricopeptide repeat-containing protein At1g08070, chloroplastic-like, producing MPHPTTFAWNCILGGLADSPSPASSLALFRRMLSSGARPSARTFPSLLKACARVAAREAGELLHGLMIKWAVDRDSFSTNGLIYMYCACQRDDLGRLVFDLSQERDVASWTCMLSGYVSCGLLDRARCLFDEMPVRGIITWNAMINGYMKSGDTDAARELFDKMPNQNMEC
- the LOC135674032 gene encoding pentatricopeptide repeat-containing protein At4g14820-like; this translates as MIGGLVMIGGLAINGHGAEALELFGQMERDAVKPNEVTFIGVLCACSHGGLVEQARQCFDSMRAVYGLKPQIEHYGCMVDVLGRVGFLEEAVFLVQSMANDNAVLWGSLLSACLIHGNAKLGEYVVDRLVELTPDDGGVFVLLSNIYAARGRRDQLSLVPRKKTSKTWVITFVRRDNAVLWGSLLSACLIHGNIKLGEYAFDRLVELRPDDGGVYVLLSNIYAARGRQDDARRTRMLKLRGLKKILGCSFIGVFMGSFTNSMLENATEIYDISEEISSVWHQGRRRAKPGSSQ